AGTACTCCATCTACAACACCAAACCACTCGTGCCAATTTTTATGGTAGTGATTGCCTCTAACAACATTCTTACCTTTAAATGTCACAAAATAAATTTGCCCAAAGATTCTTTTGCTTTTAGGAAGATCTTTAGATTGCAAAAAAACAACCAAATCCCCTCGATCATCTTGGTATTTGAAAGCATCTTTTATATGTAAATTCATATTTTTACTCTACTTAACTTTACCAGTTATTATTTTTCTTTCTAGGCCTTTTTTTGAAGAGTTTATTAATTTGAATAAAATTTCAACAGTTATAGCATAAGCATCAACAAAACTTATTATTGGATGAAATAACCAAATTATCTCCCCATCCAGTATCCATCCAACAACACCTCGTATTGTAGGTAACACTAAACTAAATGCATATAGAGGGTAAATAAACATTTTAAATCTCTGTCTAGATGTTAGATATTTTCTTCTAACATTTATCCCATAATTTTCAGCATTTAGGCCATTTCTCGTTGCCCACCTCTGTTTTCGAATCAAATTTTTTAAGTTATCTCCACGGTCGTGGATCAACTCTATACCATGCGCATACACTATTTTTTTACCAGAATTGATAAGTTCTATTATAGGTAATATATCGTCATACTCATGTTTTCTATCTCGTACTACATTTCCTCTTACTGTAAAACCTTGCGCAAAAGCGATGATTGGTTTAACAGGATTAGACAAAAAGTCATAAACATCGTATGTTTCAGTTCTGACTACTGTTTTATAAATCTTGTGAAATGTACGCCCATTTGAGGCATAACCATAAACGAAATGGTTAAATGAGTCAGTAAAGGTATTTCTGTATTTAGTTATTAAAGAGTAATCCTTATTGCTTACATGTATTGGAAACGCAACATCTATATCCTTATTATCAAATATCCGTACCATCTTCTCTATACCCGCTCTATCCCGAAAAAAGTTATCTGCGGCCATAATCATAAAAAGATCACCAGATGCGTTTTTCATACCCAATGAAACCCCGGGTTCTGCTAATTTTTTCTTATTATGTAAAATTTTATTAGTATACTTTTTGGCAATATTAACTGTGTCGTCAGAAGACCCGCCATCTGAAATAATAACCTCTATATTTGAATAAGTCTGGGAAAATACTTCTAGCAAACACCTTTCAATATCGTTGCCGTTATTGTAAGTGGGTATAATTATAGATACCTTAAGATTTTTCATATTGATTACTTTTATACCAATTTACAGTTTCTCGCAACCTTTCCTCTAAATTATGGTTAGGGGACCAGCCTAATTGAGAATTTATTTTACTCCAATCTACAGCGTATCTTCTATCATGTCCCGGTC
This portion of the Patescibacteria group bacterium genome encodes:
- a CDS encoding glycosyltransferase codes for the protein MKNLKVSIIIPTYNNGNDIERCLLEVFSQTYSNIEVIISDGGSSDDTVNIAKKYTNKILHNKKKLAEPGVSLGMKNASGDLFMIMAADNFFRDRAGIEKMVRIFDNKDIDVAFPIHVSNKDYSLITKYRNTFTDSFNHFVYGYASNGRTFHKIYKTVVRTETYDVYDFLSNPVKPIIAFAQGFTVRGNVVRDRKHEYDDILPIIELINSGKKIVYAHGIELIHDRGDNLKNLIRKQRWATRNGLNAENYGINVRRKYLTSRQRFKMFIYPLYAFSLVLPTIRGVVGWILDGEIIWLFHPIISFVDAYAITVEILFKLINSSKKGLERKIITGKVK